In the Paralichthys olivaceus isolate ysfri-2021 chromosome 17, ASM2471397v2, whole genome shotgun sequence genome, one interval contains:
- the LOC109638422 gene encoding C-C chemokine receptor type 3-like, giving the protein MEPAFDYNYSIYNDSDDDFAPCDRNKDNIFGAQLSILYYFMFLFSLCGNGLVLVIIHRFEKLTTVTNILLLNLSLSSLIFMSSLPFMGVYMQLSSWIFGKAMCKIVYSVYFLGFSSSILFLTLLTFDRHLAVVYSLGASRVRNQGYAAISCAVVWLISSLACIRPMIVVTTFSHYSSNNTHCDEFPGDLPNINMEHLMKAQFYIQLFLFYIFPLVVIIYCYLRITITVLSSRIVTKFKTVRLIFIIVLLFFLCWTPFNVVLLMSVEGCAQIQRRGYALHITRNIAYIYFCVSPIFYTFVGKKFQNYFRQILVTRFPRLKRHISVSQNSSKNYVSTKTTPNDL; this is encoded by the exons ATGGAACCAGCATTCGATTACAACTATAGTATTTACAATGACTCGGATGATGATTTCGCACCGTGTGACAGGAACAAAGACAACATTTTCGGGGCTCAGCTATCCATCCTGTACTACTTCATGtttctcttcagcctctgtggAAATGGGCTGGTTCTGGTCATCATCCATCG GTTTGAGAAGCTAACCACTGTGACCAACATCCTGTTGCTGAACCTGTCGTTGTCGTCCCTGATCTTCATGAGCAGCCTTCCCTTCATGGGGGTGTACATGCAGCTCTCCAGCTGGATCTTCGGCAAGGCTATGTGCAAGATTGTGTACAGCGTCTACTTTCTGGGCTTCTCCAGTTCTATCCTCTTTCTTACTCTCCTGACCTTCGACCGACACCTCGCTGTCGTCTACTCCTTGGGGGCATCGCGAGTGAGGAACCAAGGTTATGCGGCCATCTCCTGTGCTGTGGTGTGGCTTATCAGCAGCCTGGCGTGCATCAGGCCGATGATCGTCGTCACCACGTTTAGCCATTATTCCTCTAACAATACTCACTGTGATGAGTTTCCAGGTGATTTGCCAAATATTAATATGGAACATCTGATGAAAGCTCAATTTTACattcagctttttcttttctatatcTTCCCCCTGGTGGTTATTATCTACTGTTACCTAAGGATCACGATCACTGTCCTCTCATCCAGGATAGTCACCAAGTTCAAGACTGTCAGGCTCATATTCATCATCGTCCTGCTGTTTTTCCTTTGCTGGACTCCGTTCAACGTTGTACTGCTGATGAGTGTTGAAGGGTGTGCGCAGATCCAGAGAAGGGGTTATGCACTACACATCACTCGCAACATTGCTTATATCTACTTTTGCGTCAGTCCCATCTTCTACACATTTGTGGGGAAAAAGTTCCAAAACTACTTTAGGCAGATTCTGGTGACACGCTTCCCACGGTTAAAGAGGCACATCTCTGTCAGtcaaaacagcagcaaaaactATGTGTCCACAAAAACCACGCCTAATGATCTTTAG